Proteins from one Geomonas agri genomic window:
- a CDS encoding alpha-amylase family glycosyl hydrolase, translating to MKQRFINSDYFPFQIQISAACGDRIELRGILEELGDVPGIIYARRVATKLNKQLAPHEPAIMPGLLHLYSILSRVYRYVMGQYCAKQQPGVIAALMAQAGYPDFGGDAGTALQRFMELFPSQQMVLGGDTPHGFLAGDDEESTRRQALSAELLLMLLNGENRALDQFRRLFDASQLAESSPYLKVTSELDRRLAQAPPVEPIGVSLPELLRAPIKASPDSLAGQIAYIREHWGAILPQELLTELVTALDIVSQEGRAFFGGPGEPKVLRFGRGARGGDDYPEYERFSQDADWMANVVMIAKMVYVWLGQLAKTYQTEVRTLDQIPDAELDRLAGFGFSALWLIGVWERSPSSQQIKRIAGNQEAISSAYSLYDYVIAHDLGGEWALDNLRQRCAARGIRLASDMVPNHTGLYSKWTVEHPDWFIQLDYPPYPDYQFNGPDLSPDGRIGLFIEDGYWDKRDAAVVFKHLDRGNGRVRYIYHGNDGTSTPWNDTAQLNYLIPEVREAVIGTILHVARQFPIIRFDAAMTLAKKHYQRLWYPLPGHGSGVPSRAEFGMDRPSFDEVFPTEFWREVVDRVAVEAPDTLLLAEAFWLMEGYFVRTLGMHRVYNSAFMNMLKMEENAKYRQTVKNVLEFEPEILKRFVNFMNNPDERTAVEQFGKEGKYFGATVLLVTMPGLPMFGHGQIEGFHEKYGMEYRRAYWDEPVDQHLVARHESDIFPLMRRRHIFSGSEQFTLYDFYAGQSVNENVFAYSNRNDGERGLILFHNAFATTAGWIRTSCAVLRKNASGGNTLAQTTLGDALSFKRDGRHYYSFRDYASGLCYLRNGRDLCDQGLYVEMGAYEYHAFLDFKELYDDDYGTWGTLCHRLNGAGVENLDEEVKKVRYGALHESFRLFLAKVAVVLQEPGVAPQTRIAPLEPLLASFYKALAPEAPEKAQRALLGVFGTEFLQALQTVGEGELLPAEWLLLTAFLALHRSGGLTKSESVQLFEEFGLVHPLVQVFQTLPPAEPEQVVDLPPRAFGKLLGLLLRHESFLVNCRAIGPTRCSAALFSDKVAAKFLFLHESDGAQWFNKERFELLVDWLAQVEPFAEVPAEAKAAKTQELPVKAVANLMKESAAAAGYRLDQLMNVLQTGF from the coding sequence ATGAAGCAGAGGTTTATTAACTCCGACTACTTCCCGTTTCAGATCCAGATTTCCGCCGCCTGCGGCGACCGCATCGAACTGCGTGGCATTCTCGAGGAACTGGGGGACGTGCCCGGCATCATTTATGCGCGCCGTGTCGCGACCAAGCTGAACAAGCAGCTCGCGCCGCACGAGCCCGCCATCATGCCGGGGCTGCTGCATCTTTATTCCATCCTGAGCCGGGTCTACCGCTATGTGATGGGGCAATACTGCGCCAAACAGCAGCCCGGCGTTATCGCGGCGCTCATGGCCCAGGCCGGTTATCCGGACTTCGGTGGCGACGCCGGGACCGCGCTGCAGCGCTTCATGGAGCTGTTCCCTTCGCAGCAGATGGTGCTGGGCGGCGACACCCCGCACGGCTTCCTGGCTGGCGACGACGAAGAGTCAACCCGCCGTCAGGCGCTTTCCGCGGAACTGCTGCTCATGCTGTTAAACGGAGAAAACCGGGCCCTGGACCAATTCCGCCGCCTGTTCGACGCCTCGCAGTTGGCCGAATCGTCCCCCTACCTCAAGGTGACCTCCGAGCTGGACCGGCGCCTGGCCCAGGCTCCCCCCGTCGAGCCGATAGGCGTTTCCCTGCCCGAGCTTCTGCGGGCGCCTATCAAAGCCTCCCCGGATTCGCTGGCCGGGCAGATCGCCTACATCAGGGAACACTGGGGCGCCATCCTTCCCCAGGAACTGCTCACCGAGCTGGTCACCGCGCTGGACATCGTATCCCAGGAAGGACGTGCCTTCTTCGGCGGCCCCGGCGAACCCAAGGTGCTCCGTTTCGGCCGCGGCGCCCGCGGCGGCGACGATTACCCCGAATACGAGCGTTTCTCCCAGGACGCCGACTGGATGGCCAACGTGGTGATGATCGCCAAGATGGTGTACGTCTGGCTGGGGCAGCTCGCCAAGACTTACCAGACCGAGGTGCGCACCCTGGATCAGATCCCTGATGCGGAGCTGGACCGGCTCGCCGGCTTTGGTTTTAGTGCACTCTGGCTGATCGGTGTCTGGGAGCGCTCCCCCTCCTCGCAGCAGATCAAGCGTATCGCCGGCAACCAGGAGGCGATCTCATCGGCCTACTCGCTCTACGACTACGTCATCGCCCATGACCTCGGAGGCGAGTGGGCGCTGGATAACCTGCGTCAGCGCTGCGCCGCTCGCGGCATCCGCCTGGCGAGCGACATGGTCCCTAACCACACCGGCCTTTACTCCAAGTGGACCGTCGAGCACCCGGACTGGTTCATCCAGCTCGACTACCCGCCCTACCCGGACTACCAGTTCAACGGCCCCGACCTTTCCCCGGACGGGCGCATCGGACTCTTCATCGAGGACGGCTACTGGGACAAGCGCGACGCGGCGGTAGTCTTCAAGCACCTCGATCGCGGCAACGGCCGGGTCCGCTACATCTACCACGGTAACGATGGCACCTCTACCCCCTGGAACGACACAGCCCAGCTGAACTACCTGATCCCCGAGGTGCGCGAGGCGGTTATTGGCACCATCCTCCACGTGGCACGCCAGTTCCCCATCATCCGTTTCGATGCCGCCATGACGCTGGCCAAGAAGCATTACCAGCGCCTGTGGTACCCGCTGCCGGGGCACGGCTCCGGCGTCCCCTCGCGCGCCGAGTTTGGTATGGACCGTCCCAGCTTCGACGAGGTCTTTCCGACCGAGTTCTGGCGCGAGGTGGTGGACCGGGTGGCTGTGGAGGCACCCGACACCTTGCTGCTGGCCGAGGCCTTCTGGCTCATGGAAGGGTACTTCGTCAGGACCCTGGGCATGCACCGGGTCTACAACTCCGCTTTCATGAACATGCTGAAGATGGAGGAAAACGCCAAGTACCGGCAGACCGTGAAAAACGTGCTCGAGTTTGAGCCGGAGATCCTGAAGCGCTTCGTGAACTTCATGAACAACCCGGACGAGCGAACCGCCGTGGAGCAGTTCGGCAAGGAAGGGAAGTACTTCGGCGCCACCGTGCTCCTGGTTACCATGCCCGGCCTCCCCATGTTCGGCCACGGCCAGATCGAGGGGTTCCACGAGAAGTACGGCATGGAGTACCGGCGTGCCTACTGGGATGAACCGGTGGACCAGCACCTGGTGGCACGCCACGAAAGCGATATCTTCCCGCTCATGCGCCGGCGCCACATCTTCTCCGGCAGCGAGCAGTTCACCTTGTACGACTTCTACGCGGGGCAGAGCGTCAACGAGAACGTGTTCGCCTATTCCAACAGAAATGACGGCGAGCGCGGCCTGATCCTGTTCCACAACGCCTTCGCCACCACCGCGGGCTGGATCCGCACCTCCTGCGCCGTTTTGAGGAAAAACGCCTCCGGCGGCAACACGCTGGCGCAGACCACCCTCGGGGATGCATTAAGCTTCAAACGGGACGGCCGCCATTACTACAGCTTCCGGGACTACGCCTCCGGCCTGTGCTACCTGAGAAACGGCCGCGACCTCTGCGACCAGGGGCTTTACGTCGAGATGGGCGCCTACGAGTACCACGCCTTCCTCGATTTCAAGGAGCTCTATGACGACGATTACGGCACCTGGGGGACGCTCTGCCATCGGCTCAACGGCGCCGGCGTCGAGAACCTCGACGAAGAGGTGAAAAAGGTGCGCTACGGCGCCCTGCACGAGTCGTTCAGGTTGTTCCTGGCCAAGGTGGCCGTGGTGCTGCAGGAGCCCGGTGTTGCCCCGCAGACCCGCATCGCCCCGCTGGAGCCGCTGCTTGCCTCCTTCTACAAGGCGTTGGCGCCGGAGGCGCCGGAAAAGGCGCAGCGCGCCCTGCTCGGCGTGTTCGGCACTGAATTCCTGCAGGCTCTGCAAACGGTTGGGGAAGGGGAACTGCTTCCCGCGGAGTGGCTTTTGCTGACCGCTTTCCTGGCACTGCACCGGAGTGGGGGGCTGACAAAGAGCGAGAGCGTGCAGCTGTTCGAGGAGTTCGGGCTGGTGCACCCGCTGGTGCAGGTCTTCCAGACCCTCCCCCCAGCGGAACCGGAACAGGTCGTCGATCTCCCCCCGCGTGCCTTCGGCAAGCTGCTTGGGCTCCTGCTGCGGCACGAGTCGTTCCTGGTTAATTGCCGCGCCATCGGGCCGACCCGCTGCTCGGCCGCCCTTTTCTCGGACAAGGTAGCCGCCAAGTTCCTGTTCCTGCACGAAAGCGACGGCGCACAGTGGTTCAACAAGGAGCGCTTCGAGCTCCTGGTGGACTGGCTGGCACAGGTGGAGCCCTTCGCGGAGGTTCCCGCCGAAGCAAAGGCCGCCAAGACGCAGGAACTGCCGGTCAAGGCCGTGGCCAACCTCATGAAGGAGAGCGCTGCTGCAGCCGGTTACCGGCTCGACCAGCTAATGAACGTTTTGCAGACCGGCTTCTGA
- the scpB gene encoding methylmalonyl-CoA decarboxylase, with protein sequence MAVINTALQDNVGTITFNDPEHRNMLSGTMIDEMLQSIGALQKGRMRVLVIRAPKGSKVWSAGHDVHELPLPGRDPLSYHDPLVTVLRSIQSLPIPVIAMIEGSVWGGACDLALSCDILIGSPSASFCMTPAKIGVPYNVSGILHFMNIMGVNFAKEMFFTAEPLSAEQASKAGLLNHLIEADQLEEFTYTMAHKITKNSPLSIGVIKEQIRLLASAHPLSPLTFERVQGLRRTVYDSKDYAEGIKAFLEKRPPVFTGD encoded by the coding sequence ATGGCGGTCATCAATACGGCACTGCAGGACAACGTAGGGACCATCACCTTCAATGACCCCGAGCACCGCAACATGCTCAGCGGCACCATGATCGACGAGATGCTGCAGTCGATCGGCGCGCTCCAGAAGGGGAGGATGAGGGTGCTGGTGATTCGGGCCCCGAAGGGGTCCAAGGTCTGGTCGGCCGGGCACGACGTGCACGAGCTGCCGCTGCCGGGACGCGATCCGCTTTCCTATCACGACCCGCTGGTGACCGTGCTCCGCTCGATCCAGAGCCTCCCCATTCCGGTCATCGCCATGATCGAGGGGAGCGTCTGGGGGGGCGCCTGCGACCTGGCCCTTTCCTGCGACATCCTGATCGGCAGCCCCAGCGCCTCGTTCTGCATGACCCCGGCGAAGATCGGCGTCCCCTACAACGTCTCGGGGATCCTGCACTTCATGAACATCATGGGGGTTAACTTTGCCAAAGAGATGTTCTTCACGGCGGAGCCGCTTTCGGCGGAGCAGGCGAGCAAGGCGGGACTTTTGAACCATCTGATCGAGGCGGACCAGCTGGAAGAGTTCACCTACACTATGGCCCACAAGATCACCAAGAACAGCCCGCTCTCCATTGGGGTGATCAAGGAGCAGATCCGGCTGCTAGCGAGCGCACATCCCCTTTCACCGCTCACCTTCGAGCGGGTGCAGGGGCTCAGGCGCACCGTCTACGACAGCAAGGACTACGCGGAAGGGATCAAGGCCTTCCTCGAGAAGCGCCCCCCGGTCTTCACGGGGGATTAA
- a CDS encoding RCKP-type rubredoxin-like domain-containing protein gives MATWKCKSCGFTKEGRCKPQKCPQCQEKGNFEKAEE, from the coding sequence ATGGCAACGTGGAAATGCAAGAGCTGTGGATTCACCAAGGAAGGTCGCTGCAAACCGCAGAAGTGCCCGCAGTGCCAGGAGAAGGGGAACTTCGAGAAGGCTGAGGAATAA
- a CDS encoding M16 family metallopeptidase produces MISISKRLFSTSVLARLAMFAFLLAVGIPEAYAFRSSAIAAAKRDAISGVQQAAAPANPRTMTFPQLKFQAPKTERVQLKNGMVVYLLQDRELPIVNLTSYLNVGSLYEPDAKVGLAALTGATLRSGGTLKTPPEKLDRELEFMASSIESGMNSDNASVSFATLSKNLDRTLTLFAEVVREPAFAPARFELAKSHAIEGIRRQNDDPKAVAGRELTRVIYAGHPLGRIPTVATVNAITRDDLIAFHKRYFYPANMILAVSGDFDRAELLKKLEALFGGWPNQSAAFPVVPKPNEEMTPAVLHVQKEVNQSVIRMGHLGIDKNNPDLYAIKVMDYILGGGFTSRLTQEIRSNQGLAYNVDAYFDPGRRFKGPFIAETETKVESTARTIRLLESIITGMTQAEVSEAELQLAKESIINSFIFAFEKSSSVVAQQARLEFYGYPKGYLENYRDNIARVTRADVLRVAKQYLRPDAMKLVVVGDEKKFDQPLSVFGKVQEIKLNNNK; encoded by the coding sequence ATGATTTCAATCAGCAAGCGCTTGTTCAGCACATCTGTCCTGGCCCGTCTGGCCATGTTCGCGTTCCTGCTCGCCGTCGGTATTCCCGAGGCCTACGCCTTCAGGTCCAGTGCCATAGCGGCAGCCAAGCGTGACGCAATATCGGGAGTGCAGCAGGCAGCCGCGCCCGCGAACCCGCGCACCATGACCTTCCCGCAGCTCAAGTTCCAGGCCCCGAAGACCGAGCGCGTGCAACTGAAAAACGGCATGGTCGTGTACCTCCTGCAGGACCGCGAGCTGCCGATCGTGAACCTGACCAGCTACCTGAACGTGGGGAGCCTTTACGAACCGGACGCGAAGGTAGGACTCGCGGCCCTTACCGGCGCCACACTGAGAAGCGGCGGTACCTTGAAGACCCCGCCGGAAAAGCTGGACCGGGAGCTGGAGTTCATGGCCTCCTCCATCGAGTCGGGCATGAACTCCGACAACGCCAGCGTCTCCTTCGCCACGCTGTCGAAGAACCTGGACCGCACTCTCACGCTCTTTGCAGAGGTGGTCCGGGAACCGGCCTTCGCCCCGGCTCGTTTCGAGCTCGCCAAGAGCCACGCCATCGAGGGGATCAGGCGCCAGAACGACGACCCGAAAGCGGTTGCCGGGCGTGAGCTGACCCGTGTCATATACGCCGGCCACCCGCTCGGGCGCATTCCGACCGTCGCAACGGTGAACGCCATCACCCGCGACGACCTGATTGCCTTCCACAAGCGCTACTTCTACCCGGCCAACATGATCCTGGCCGTTTCCGGTGATTTCGACCGGGCGGAACTGCTCAAGAAGCTGGAGGCGCTCTTCGGCGGCTGGCCCAACCAGAGCGCCGCCTTCCCGGTGGTGCCCAAACCGAACGAGGAGATGACCCCGGCGGTGCTGCACGTGCAAAAAGAGGTGAACCAGTCGGTAATCCGCATGGGACACCTCGGCATCGACAAAAACAACCCGGACCTGTACGCCATCAAGGTGATGGATTACATCCTCGGCGGCGGCTTCACCTCCCGGCTCACCCAAGAGATCCGATCCAACCAGGGGCTCGCCTACAACGTGGACGCCTACTTCGACCCGGGGCGGCGCTTCAAGGGGCCATTCATCGCCGAGACCGAGACCAAGGTGGAATCGACCGCGCGCACCATTAGGCTGCTGGAGTCGATCATCACCGGCATGACCCAGGCCGAGGTCTCCGAGGCGGAGCTGCAACTGGCCAAGGAATCCATCATCAACTCCTTCATCTTCGCCTTCGAGAAGAGCAGTTCGGTGGTTGCGCAGCAGGCGCGCCTGGAGTTCTACGGCTATCCCAAGGGGTACCTGGAAAACTACCGGGACAACATCGCCCGCGTCACCCGCGCCGACGTGCTGCGTGTGGCCAAGCAATACCTGCGTCCCGACGCGATGAAACTGGTCGTGGTCGGGGACGAAAAGAAGTTCGACCAGCCGCTTTCTGTGTTCGGAAAGGTGCAGGAAATCAAGCTGAACAACAACAAATAG